AGTACCTCCAGAAGCAGAAGATCACCCGCTGGGACAAGGCCGCCGCCGACATCACCTTCACCGGTGGGGTCCGGGGCACGGTCGAGAACGGCAAGCGCACGTTCTACGACCACGGCCGCAAGGTCCTCAGCGGCACGGAGTACCTGCTGCCGTGGGACGGCGGCAAGAAGCTCTACCACTACAACAAGGCGGGTGGTACTAGCAGTTGGGCGGTGCCCTCGACGGGCGCGTACACCGTCTACAAGCTCACCGACAACGGCCGCGAGAAGACCGCCACCGTACGCCCGGTGAACGGGAAGATCACGCTGGAGGCCGCCGCCGGGCAGCCCTACGTCCTCTACCCGGACCAGGCGCCGCAGGCCGTGGATCCGCAGTGGGGCGCGGGCAGCCCGGTCGACGACCCCGGCTTCAACGACGGCGGGCTCGACAGCTGGTCGAAGACCGGCACCGCCGTCCGCCACACCGACGACCAGGGCCGCAACAGCGCGAAGCTCTCCGGCACCGGCACGGCGGCGCTCTCGCAGAGCATCGACGGTCTGGAGCCCGGCAAGCGGTACACCGCCTCCGCGCTGATCGAGGTCGAGCCGGGACAGACCCGGCGCACCACGCTCTCGGCCGGCGGGAAGTCCGTGGCCGTGGACCGCTCCACCGCCCGGGACCAGGTGGCCGCGTCCGACTGGCACGGCAGCTGGTTCCAGCGGGCCAAGGTGAACTTCACCGCCCCGGCGAACGGCCGCACCACGCTCCGGATCGAGGCGGCGAAGGGCAGTACGGCGACCGTACGGGCCGATGACGTACGGCTCGTCGCCAACGCCCCGACGACCCGCGCCGGCACCGTCGTGTACGAGGACTTCGAGGACGTCGACCAGGGCTGGGGCCCCTTCCTCAAGGGCGACGCGGGCGGTTCCACCGACCCCCGCACCAGCATCTCCCAGCTCCACGCCCCCTACACCCAGGCCGGCTGGAACGGAAAGCTCGTCGACGACGTGCTGGGCGGCAAGGAGTCCCTCAAGGCCCACGAGGAGAACACCGGTCTGGTCTACCGGACCGCTCCCTGGACCGTGCCGATGACCGACGGCCACCGCTACACGGTCGCGTACGACTACCAGTCCAGCCACGCCGGAGCCTACGAGTGGGTCGACGGCTACGACCGGATCGACGCGAGCGGCGCCCCCGACTCCGTCGAGACCCGGACCACGGCCATCGGACAGCAGCGCGGCACCGGCCACTTCACCGAGACGGTCACGGCGGGCTGCGGAGACACCTGGACCGGTCTGCGCAAGCGCGGCGACGCCCCCGACGGCGCCGACTTCGTCCTCGACGGCTTCACCGTCACCGACCTCGGCCCCGCCCCCGCAGGGGAGAAGGCCGCCTGCGGCACGCTCACCGTGGCCGCGGAGGCCGAGACGCTGGAACCCGGCACGGCCAACACAGTCGAGGCCACGTTCACCAACTACGAGGCGACGGCGGCGACCGGCGTCGAGGTGGGCCTGACCCTGCCCGAGGGCTGGCAGGCCGAGCCCGCGGGCGCCGTCACCTTCGACTCGGTCGCCCCGGGCGCCGAAGTCACCGGCCGCTGGCAGGTCACCCCGCCGGTGGACGCCGAGTACCGCGCGTACACGCTGAGTTCGCAGGCCGCGTACACCGTCGGCGGCGACTCCCGGACCCTCGGTGCGCAGACGTCCGTACGGACCCTGCCGCCGCCGCCCACCGCGGACAGCTGGGCCAGCGACCTCGACTGGACGGCCTCCGAGAACGGCTGGGGACCCGTCGAGCGCGACCTCTCCAACGGGGAGACCGGCACCGGTGACGGCACCCCGCTCAGGATCGGCGGTGTCACCTACGCCAAGGGCATCGGCACCCACGCCCCGGCGAAGGTCCGCTACTACCTGGGCGGGAAGTGCACCTCGTTCACCGCCGAGGTGGGCGTGGACGACGCGCAGACCACCCGCGGCAGTGTGCAGTTCTCCGTCACGGCCGACGGTACGCGGAAGGTGGAGTCGCCCGTGCTGCGGGCGGCCGACGCCGCCTGGCAGCTCACCGCCGACGTCACCGGCGCGAAGTACGTCGACCTGCTCGTCGGCGAGGGCGGCGACGGCAACGGCAACGACCACGCCGACTGGGGCAGCGCCCGCTTCCACTGCGGTAGCTGACCCGTACAGAGGCACGGGCGCGGGGACTGCCCCGCGCCCGTGCCGTGGTGTGCCCGCCTCCGGAGGCAGGCGGTCCGCCGAGGGGAGAAAGCGCTTTCGACCAATGCCCGCACGCCCATTGAAAGGGCGTCGGAACGCGTGCTAAACCAGCGGGCAACAGGTCTACACCACTTCCTCCGGGAGGACTCCCCGTGCCGCTCCTGCCTGCCGCCTGGTCCCGCCGCGCCTTCCTCGCCACCACGTCGGCCACCGCCCTCGGCGCCGCCTTCGCCGGTCCCGCACGCGCCGCGGCGAGCGCGGACGAGTACGACACGCTCCGGGCCCGCTGGGTCGGGCTGGCGCTCGGCTCCGGCTTCGACCCGGCCGCCGAACCCTTCGCCTCCCGGCTCCGGGAGACCGGCGAACTCGCCGCCGGATTCCGGGCGTCCATGGCCCCGGCCGCCAACTCCCTCTGGCCCGGCTACACCTTCGACCCGCCGTCGGGCATCACCCAGAGCTACAGCCGCCTGTGGACCATGACCCAGGCGTACCTCCAGCCGGGCACGGGCCTCACCGGCGACGCGGCCCTCCTCGCCGACATCAGCCGGGGACTCGACCACCTCTCCACGACGGTCTACAACCCGTCGACGACCCGCTACGGCAACTGGTGGGAGTGGCAGATAGGCAGCCCCCGCCTGCTGATGGACATCCACGCGGGGCTCCACGACGCACTCACCGACGCCCAGCGGCAGGCCGCCTGCGCCGCCGTCGACCACTTCGTGCCCGACACGATGCTCACGGACTACTCGGGCACGAGCACCGGCGCCAACCGGGTCGACCTCTGCCGCTCCGTCGCCCTGCGCGGCGTCATCGGCCGCAGCCCGGCGAAGATCGCCCTGGCCCGCGACGCCCTCTCGCCCGTCTTCCCGTACGTCACGAAGGGGGACGGCCTCTACGCGGACGGCTCCTTCGTCCAGCACACCTGGGTCGCCTACTCCGGTACGTACGGACAGGTCATGCTCGACGGACTGGGCCGCCTCTTCACGCTCCTCGCGGGATCGACCTGGGCCGTCACCGATCCGGGCCGCCAGATCATCCTGGACTCCGTCGAGAACGCCTACGCGCCGCTGATCTACGACGGCCTGATGATGGACAGCGTCAACGGACGTGCCATCAGCCGCGGTTACCTCAAGAGCGACGACCGCAAGGTGATGCGCAGCGACCACTTCCACGGGCAGGGACTGATCGC
The Streptomyces sp. NBC_00234 DNA segment above includes these coding regions:
- a CDS encoding endo-alpha-N-acetylgalactosaminidase family protein, producing MSRRFTSAGAVAAASAAVLALVGTSLPAAAADPLPAAAGAADAAGSAVIGSDQLSVAVADDFPRVLSYTDRAGGGSLTGSTRPVTEITLNGTARPVRLKAAPEVTASAARYTLTFPDLPGVEIDAAIEVSGRATTFKVTAVRDTEAFRVGTIDIPGHDLVSVGSADTGAATAFTRLDPDSTKTADVFAAVTGQTAAEAAPVGASYALVNTGSLAAAVESNSSYDKPSGATGGDDARFWHQARKEADGSVRVGVWSGQWTYRGAGAPQPETGADLPWAKVVVTPDANGDKTVDWQDGAVAFRSIGVTAPGGDETANRVITHIPFNFASQATHPFLRTLDDVKRISLATDGLGQMAVLKGYGSEGHDSAHPDYGGNYNKRAGGLKDLNKLLKEGKRWGAAFGVHVNATESYPEAKAFDEQLVDKTKPGWNWLNQSYYIDQRRDINSGDLARRFQQLRDETDRNLSLLYIDVYYSHGWIADKTLQAVQKQGWNVGTEWADKFERASLWSHWANDLSYGGATNKGLNSQIIRFIRNGEKDVWNNDPVLGQTAIEEFEGWTGETDWNTFYDNIWQKNLPAKYLQKQKITRWDKAAADITFTGGVRGTVENGKRTFYDHGRKVLSGTEYLLPWDGGKKLYHYNKAGGTSSWAVPSTGAYTVYKLTDNGREKTATVRPVNGKITLEAAAGQPYVLYPDQAPQAVDPQWGAGSPVDDPGFNDGGLDSWSKTGTAVRHTDDQGRNSAKLSGTGTAALSQSIDGLEPGKRYTASALIEVEPGQTRRTTLSAGGKSVAVDRSTARDQVAASDWHGSWFQRAKVNFTAPANGRTTLRIEAAKGSTATVRADDVRLVANAPTTRAGTVVYEDFEDVDQGWGPFLKGDAGGSTDPRTSISQLHAPYTQAGWNGKLVDDVLGGKESLKAHEENTGLVYRTAPWTVPMTDGHRYTVAYDYQSSHAGAYEWVDGYDRIDASGAPDSVETRTTAIGQQRGTGHFTETVTAGCGDTWTGLRKRGDAPDGADFVLDGFTVTDLGPAPAGEKAACGTLTVAAEAETLEPGTANTVEATFTNYEATAATGVEVGLTLPEGWQAEPAGAVTFDSVAPGAEVTGRWQVTPPVDAEYRAYTLSSQAAYTVGGDSRTLGAQTSVRTLPPPPTADSWASDLDWTASENGWGPVERDLSNGETGTGDGTPLRIGGVTYAKGIGTHAPAKVRYYLGGKCTSFTAEVGVDDAQTTRGSVQFSVTADGTRKVESPVLRAADAAWQLTADVTGAKYVDLLVGEGGDGNGNDHADWGSARFHCGS